CGGCAGGGCGTCGCTGCGCGCGCCGCGGTCGCCCCAGAGGAGCTGGCGTTTCTCGACATCGTAGGCGAGCTCGGTGGCGTGGCCGGACTCGAGCGCGACGGTCCGTGCGGCGAGGACGGCCTCGCTGGCGATCTGGTCGGGGCCGCGCTCGTCCATTTGCGCGAGCATCGAGTTGACGCCGGGGATGAAGATCGCGGCGAACAGCGCGAGAAGCGCGAGAACGAGCAAAACCTCGACGAGCGTGAAGGCGCGAACGTGGGCGTTACCGCGGAGCATGCGTTGGACTGGCATCGGTGCGCCTCCCGGCCCTGAGGCGCAGGCGGTCACCAATTGCCGATGTCGTCTTCGGTGCCGTCGGCGTGGTCCGGTCCGACGGAGTAGAGGTCGAAGCTGCCCTTGTTCTTCGTGCCCGGGTAACGGTAGCGGTATTGCTCGCCCCAGGGGTCGAGCGGAAGCTTGCCGCTCGGCGCATCGGCGTAGGGGCCGTGCCAGCGGTCGGCCTTGTTGGCCGGAGCGGCGAGGAGCGCGGCGAGGCCTTCGGTGGTCGACGGGTAGTCGCCGACGTCGATCTTGTAGCGGGTGAGCGAGGTCTTGAGGGCGTCGCGGACGAAGATCTTGGCCACGGATTCCTGGCTGCCGCCGAGGATTTTGTCGGCGTTCGTCACCGCGAGGCCGACGAGTAGGCCGACGATGGCGAGGGCGAGAAGGATTTCGACGAGCGTGAAGGCAGCGCGGGTTTTTCGCGGGTTCATGGGAGATTAGCGGGGCGGTTGGTTGGGCGGAGGCGTCGGCGCGGGCTGTTGCTGGGCTTGCTGGCGCAAAGCGCGGCGGCGGCGGATTTCCTCGGCGACCTGGGCAAGGCGCTGG
This window of the Candidatus Didemnitutus sp. genome carries:
- a CDS encoding prepilin-type N-terminal cleavage/methylation domain-containing protein, producing the protein MPVQRMLRGNAHVRAFTLVEVLLVLALLALFAAIFIPGVNSMLAQMDERGPDQIASEAVLAARTVALESGHATELAYDVEKRQLLWGDRGARSDALPAGVVLDLLPMEAGGNILLGGELSENQEPLKRVRFFPDGTCQPFRLRLRVGTEGKPRVLVVDPWTCALSPAPTKGGA
- the gspG gene encoding type II secretion system major pseudopilin GspG — translated: MNPRKTRAAFTLVEILLALAIVGLLVGLAVTNADKILGGSQESVAKIFVRDALKTSLTRYKIDVGDYPSTTEGLAALLAAPANKADRWHGPYADAPSGKLPLDPWGEQYRYRYPGTKNKGSFDLYSVGPDHADGTEDDIGNW